A part of Gramella sp. MAR_2010_147 genomic DNA contains:
- a CDS encoding TonB-dependent receptor has translation MTIRKIYAFSLILSFLSIFTFNTYAQAPAEVVKYTITGKVIDDELEVPLEYATISVENVNDPSMINGGVTDINGEFAVDVKEGTYNIVVEFISYESKEFNNRKISGDLNLGTIKLGMGSENLDEVVVHAETTQVDVRLDKKIYNIGKDLTTAGGTVSDALNNVPSVTVDIDGAISLRGNENVKILINGKPSAMAGFGDTNVLNNLPADAIERVEVITSPSARYDAEGTAGILNIILTQKKTLGFNGSLTLNAGTPANAGATANLNYRTEKFNLFTTTGVRYFDAPGGGFFDTRYFENSQTEYSRIYEDRDIERLNRNFNTNFGMEYFLNDQSSITGTIFYRGGEDVDLTTNTTDYYTLEDGLALQTTRREKETENDNSWQFALNYINNFNNKGHKLTADFQYEIDSETQFTTINEEIDSNSGNIDYPLIGENINTTEDQKEYLIQADYVLPINEDSQFEAGYRGNFENEITDYTLFQEDVTTGEFVFNETLSNVFDYTENVNAVYTQYGSKFGDLSFLLGLRLENTQLKGDIESELTEAQLEEAFGIPIDTNFDNNYLGLFPTVNLIYEVAEEENITLGYNRRINRPRGWFINPFPSRSSTNNVFQGNPNLTPAYSNAFDLGYLKRWEKLTLTSSIYYQHETDSFERIEDNVAGTNVVRTIPVNLSSNDRTGAELGILYNPEKWLRLNSSFNYFRFKTEGDFNGRSYDAENNSWFARFSSKVTLPAKIDWQTNAFYRGAYESVQGNQEGIFTLDLAFSKDIFNENATLSLNVRDLLNSRRRDSYTLTDTYERDSEFQWRQGQNFTVSLIYRFNQQKQRENRRGDSEDFEEGEF, from the coding sequence ATGACCATCCGAAAAATCTATGCGTTTAGCCTAATTCTGAGTTTTCTCAGTATTTTTACTTTTAACACCTACGCTCAGGCACCTGCTGAGGTTGTAAAATATACAATTACGGGAAAAGTAATTGATGATGAGCTGGAAGTTCCTCTGGAATATGCTACTATCTCTGTAGAAAATGTAAATGACCCTTCAATGATCAATGGAGGGGTTACCGATATTAATGGAGAATTTGCTGTAGATGTAAAAGAGGGAACCTATAATATCGTTGTAGAGTTCATATCCTATGAATCGAAAGAATTCAATAATAGAAAAATAAGTGGTGATTTAAATTTAGGAACCATTAAGCTGGGGATGGGTTCAGAAAACCTGGATGAAGTTGTGGTGCATGCCGAAACTACACAGGTAGATGTTAGACTCGACAAGAAAATATATAATATTGGAAAAGACCTTACTACCGCCGGTGGAACCGTTAGCGATGCATTAAACAATGTACCCTCTGTTACTGTAGATATTGATGGAGCTATTAGCTTAAGAGGAAATGAAAACGTAAAAATTCTTATTAATGGAAAACCTTCAGCGATGGCAGGTTTTGGAGATACTAATGTCCTGAACAATCTTCCGGCAGATGCTATTGAAAGGGTGGAAGTAATCACCTCTCCTTCTGCCAGATATGACGCCGAAGGTACGGCAGGTATCTTAAACATTATTTTAACACAGAAGAAAACACTTGGTTTTAATGGTTCTCTTACGCTTAATGCCGGTACTCCTGCGAATGCTGGCGCTACCGCGAATTTAAATTATCGCACTGAAAAATTTAATCTATTTACGACCACAGGGGTACGATATTTTGATGCTCCCGGTGGCGGATTCTTTGATACCCGTTATTTTGAAAATAGCCAGACTGAATATTCAAGAATCTATGAAGACAGGGATATTGAGCGTTTGAACAGGAACTTTAACACCAATTTCGGGATGGAATATTTTCTTAATGATCAGTCTTCCATTACAGGTACCATATTTTATCGTGGTGGTGAAGATGTAGATCTTACTACAAATACTACAGACTACTATACCCTGGAAGACGGACTCGCCTTACAAACTACTCGTAGGGAAAAGGAAACTGAAAACGATAATTCCTGGCAATTTGCTCTTAATTATATCAATAATTTTAATAATAAAGGCCATAAACTTACGGCAGATTTTCAGTATGAAATTGATAGTGAAACGCAGTTTACTACTATTAATGAAGAAATAGATTCAAATTCTGGAAATATTGATTACCCCCTTATTGGAGAAAATATTAATACAACAGAAGACCAGAAAGAATATTTAATTCAGGCAGATTACGTGTTGCCAATTAATGAAGATTCTCAGTTTGAAGCCGGCTATCGAGGAAATTTTGAAAACGAAATCACTGACTATACTTTATTCCAGGAAGATGTCACCACGGGAGAATTTGTTTTCAACGAAACACTTTCCAACGTATTTGATTATACTGAAAATGTAAACGCTGTTTACACACAGTACGGGAGTAAATTTGGAGATCTTTCTTTCCTTCTGGGCCTTAGACTGGAAAACACGCAATTAAAGGGAGATATAGAAAGTGAGTTAACCGAGGCTCAACTTGAAGAAGCTTTTGGAATCCCAATAGACACCAATTTTGATAATAATTATTTAGGCCTGTTCCCTACCGTAAATCTTATTTATGAAGTTGCAGAAGAAGAAAACATCACCCTGGGATACAATAGAAGGATCAACAGGCCAAGAGGTTGGTTTATTAATCCATTTCCTTCCCGTAGCAGTACAAATAATGTTTTTCAGGGGAATCCAAACCTTACACCGGCCTACTCAAACGCTTTTGATCTTGGTTATCTGAAAAGGTGGGAAAAACTTACCTTAACATCTTCAATTTATTATCAGCATGAGACAGATTCATTTGAAAGAATTGAAGATAACGTTGCAGGAACTAATGTTGTGAGAACCATTCCTGTAAATTTATCAAGCAATGATCGTACTGGAGCTGAGCTGGGGATATTATACAATCCTGAAAAATGGTTAAGGCTTAATAGTAGTTTTAACTATTTTAGATTTAAAACCGAAGGAGATTTTAATGGTCGAAGTTATGATGCTGAAAACAATAGTTGGTTTGCACGATTTAGCTCCAAAGTAACCCTACCAGCAAAAATAGATTGGCAAACCAATGCATTTTACCGGGGTGCCTATGAAAGTGTACAGGGAAACCAAGAAGGAATCTTTACCCTTGACTTGGCATTCAGTAAAGATATTTTTAATGAAAATGCGACGCTCTCACTTAATGTAAGAGACTTGCTTAATTCTAGAAGAAGAGATTCATACACCTTAACCGATACTTACGAGAGAGATAGTGAGTTTCAATGGAGACAGGGACAAAATTTCACGGTTTCATTGATCTATAGATTTAACCAACAGAAACAACGTGAGAACAGAAGAGGCGATAGTGAAGATTTTGAAGAAGGAGAATTCTAA